TAAAGTTGCACTCATTGTACTGTTAAGATTGCTCAATTGCATAACTTCCAGCCGAGACTATGGCCCAtctacatggtgggccaccatcaatgCAGTGGTAATCACCATATTCATGTAGGTGGTGATGGTGGGCTTGCGAGTGAATGGAAATTGAGTGCAAAAATGTGAATGGTCCACATTTCAGAAAACTTGCACCAATCAGATCATTAAGATCGTCCAATTGCAGTCAAATGTGGGGGTATGGCACATACACAAGTAGTGTGACCCTATGCCATGGTCAATTCCAAAAGCTAGGGTTAAGGAGCTAGGCTAATGTATGGTGGGCTATGGATCGTAAAAGGTTTGCTAGTCTAAGACTCTTAACATATGATATCCAACCTTGAATTGCTGggtgaaaggctaagatgatgatggtgatgaattATGGATGCTTCTAGACATCTTTTATGTGTCATTGCCTGTTTGTGAAATATCAGGAGAAGTGATTAAATCTATCTCACCTTTTGCCCTTTTGCAGGTATGGCTTTTGGCCCTTGTTGTCTTACCAGCAAGGTCACATATAGTTATGCGCCTTGGATTAGTCATTTACCTGGCTCTACTGTCAATATGGGTTCTTCCCACGCATGTTTGGAAGGTATGCTTAATGCTTAGCAACTAAATAGCATGGTATGGCTAGTTAATGGGATCTTGCTGATTCAACACTCACCTTTCGTTCCACACACTTACGCACAAGAGTGCATGTGTTGACATGTGCCACATGGCTAGATTTACAAGATCCTTAGTGCATGATCCTACTAACCAGGTGCCCCTCCCACTTCGAATCACGCTTTAGGcttgtgctcccacttccattccTAATTGTTTATACTTGCTTGCATTTTGAAACAAATGCTTCCCCACTCCCACACCCGAATCTATTCCCACTTTGCTTCACACTTTGTGCAATGATAACTATacccaagccactcatcaggcaaACTGCATCTTGCAGGCACCCCGACCCAAATATCaagccagtccactcatcaggtgggtcccaattgtgtaatgaatttggaccatttgcattttcaaatttttggttgACCTGATGAGTGATactagcttgatttttgggccatggcatctttgtggtggggcctacctgatgagcTTCTCGGGTCTTGCGCATTTGGAAGTAGCAAAGTCATATAATACTCCAAAATTTGTACCATACTTTGCTTGACGCTTCATGCAATGATAGCAATTCCCAAGCCACTCATCTGGCAAACTGCCCCGATCCAAATATCAGGCCAGTCCATTAAtcgtgtgggccacaagtttATAATGAATTCGGACCATTTGCCATTTTTCAAATGTTTTGTTGACCTGATGAGTGTACTAGCCTGAATTTTGGGTCCTGACAACTATTTGGTTGGGCGCCACTTGATGAGCTTCTTGGATTTCTGTCGGTTGGAAGTAGCCAAATGGGAACAATTTGTTGATTGAAAGTTTCATTTATCGGTAGTAAGCTTTGCTTCTCTCTCCTAGTTCAAGAAAATTTCTTTAGCATTTGAGCTGTCTCCTTCTAAATTTATAATTTATTGGTAGTCAAGTGTTGCTTTGCATTTGTTGGACTGTTGGCGTGTTGCCATTGGGGCATTCTTGATGGAATTCCTTtatcttatctttttttttttgtgtgtgtagGATCAATTGGTCAGAGTGGGTTTGCTTTCAGGGATTTTGTTTATTATGCTCGGATTGGGTTCTGATGGTGTACCTCCACTTGTCCAGTTAAGAACTCCACCTCCATCTATGATAGGATTGCCCAATATTCCTACATCATTGGAAGGCTATTCGTATTTAATCATGAAACTAGGGCCATTGCAGTTTACGAGGAAAGGCTTGTCGTTGGCAAGTACATCGGCATGTTTATCCTTCACCGTATGTTCTTATCCTTTACTCCCCATTTATCTGTTCGCTTTTGCCTTATTTTTCtgccatttatttttttttgaaaatgtcaCTTTGTTGTTAACTGTAATGTTTGGAATCTGGCATGTCTGATAAGTAAGTTTTGCTATCAACAGCATGCATCCTCTCCATATGCACCTTTACATGCCAACCATGCACGTGTGTAGGACATCTAGGTGGTGCATAAGGTGGGCGACCTGAAGACAAACTGGAgcaaatatcaggctgatccactcgtcaggtgggccagCCATGTAAGAAAACATACCAAAGATCAACATTCTTGTGCATGCCTATGAGCAGACCATCCTACTTTTTATCAGATCTCtgcatggtggaacccacctgatgcaccagtcagatgtcctacacatgtaAGAGGTGTGCTGCATATAAAATGTATGGAATAAAGAATTTGTGGAGCTAGCAGACCTCCTGATTAGTATCTGATGATTTTGTTGGCACTCTTTCACTTTTTCGAGGTGACCTACCATTTAGTATAAGAAACACTTATATTCCTTCCAGATTTAGTAGATTGGAGTCCAAGACCAAGTTATTTCAAGTGTCAAAAAGTCCCCTAATATATATTGGTCTCACTCTCTGACTTTAGTTGAAGAATTTGTTGGTGCTTTCCTAGACCCTAGCTGGCTTGGAAAAAGACGTAGAATTTCATCTCATGTTACTTACTGGATGCTCTTCTTCTTGGAAACTTTTTCCATTTAGTTtgaaaattgaattgcaataattgtGTTAAAACTACATCTCTGTTTCTATTGAAGGTCTTCCAAAGTGCAAGTCTTTGCCTGACAACGACAACTCCGGAGCAGCTTGCCTCCGCTTTACGGTGGTTTATGCTCCCTTTAACACTCATTGGTGTTCCTGTATCAGAAATAATACTGACTCTGCTACTTTCTTTGAGGTTCATCAATCTAGTATTTGATGAGGTAAATTAAAAATTGGTTCATATAGTCATATAGTTTAATCTTCAGGTTTTGGTATTTTCTTTTGGCGGATATTGTAGTAATGCTACCTCAATAATTTCTTATCCATTTGCAATTTGCACATTTAATATGCTGGCAGGTACGGAATGCTGCATTGGGGATTGTGGCTCGTCGGATACATTGGCGACAATTGACAGTAATGGAAACACTTGATGGTAAGCATACTCTGCATGTTATTAACTTTTTGTGGGCGTGGTCATGAAATTCTACGTGTGATCGAAATGCCAACTTTGCACTTTTTTTGTGGCATCCAAGCTATTAAACAGGTAGGCGCCACCATGTAGATATCCTGGCATAAAATTCAGGCTGGTCAATTCATTGGGTGGACAAGATGTACAAAAGCAATGGACAACTCAAAAGAATCACCCCCTGTCCAAATTCAACATGTATGTGTGGCCAGCTGCCAGAGAGGTATTCAGTAACGGCAATGGCTGGCTGTATGGCTTACAGCCCTGTAACTgtcgattttttttaaaaggagaaaACTGTATCAGCCCTGTATTGGCGTGTTATGGCTGTAACAGGCccattacaggtcatttttttccgATTAGGCATTATGGCCAGCACAACGGATCCCACTGTTACCGTTACTGTTACGTAAGGGGTCCCACTGTTACTGGTACCTGTTTTTTAATATCTTTGTGGCCAGCCTGATGTGACtgccctgatttttgggccagtcaAGCTGGAGGGCAAGGAGTGAGAAATCTTCAGCTTGACAAAAGAACTTACTGAAAGGATTGaaattagatcattgaaaattgtGGAGAATGCCTAAGGTTCTCATGTAGAGTATCCAACTCAACTTGACTAAGAACTTacataacaaaaattaaaaatgaaaaagattcaGGGAAAACTTTATGGAAAATCCAACACATGGCACTTTTCACTTGGACATTCGTCTATACAAATTTTGAAGTGTCTTGTATAACATTGAGGACTTTTCAAGTGTCTGCACAGCAATTAAAACAAAATGCATCCCTAATGGATATTAGTGTACTTTTATAATCAGATAAAAGAATCACTATACAGACGAAACATCTTGTTTGTCGTACCCAGTTTACTTAAATGACAATAGGGATGCATTCCCTAGctgtgtttttgtttttgttccttgttctttcttgttgctctctttttctttcaataaatttGTAGTtactataaaagaaaaaagaagggggggggggggagggaataAAGAAATGTTTAGGTTTGCTGGAGTTGTTCATCATGGGAATATTGGATCTCAAACTTTCCGGCTTTTCTTTTAGACACATTCTTTGTGAGGCAAATGAGGTGGCTGCCACTTTGTAATTATTTCCATGTCTCCTCGATGTTACTAGAATATTCTCTTTATTGATttatgagaaaagaaaaaagaggtggCCGACCCTTCagctaatgttttttttttttttctggatggGCAATTATCTCCTCCCCTCCAATGCTGACTTTGTATTCCTATAATTTGCATTCGCTGTTAAGCTGCCCTATTTTAAGAGGATCTCTTGTACCAGTCAAATAAAATGTATCTTG
This DNA window, taken from Magnolia sinica isolate HGM2019 chromosome 14, MsV1, whole genome shotgun sequence, encodes the following:
- the LOC131226145 gene encoding protein ABCI12, chloroplastic isoform X2 — translated: MTSKFHTFPTLSFPSLFSNYAPNKTQISLNFIHPLSSNSSFPRTHLSWKITLIPSYKRKQRGLGIISMAAADDAEKGQIAKWVSMISPRGIVAERILRLIAGATSSPICQFVSSPVTFLHLVDPRIKLVWLLALVVLPARSHIVMRLGLVIYLALLSIWVLPTHVWKDQLVRVGLLSGILFIMLGLGSDGVPPLVQLRTPPPSMIGLPNIPTSLEGYSYLIMKLGPLQFTRKGLSLASTSACLSFTVFQSASLCLTTTTPEQLASALRWFMLPLTLIGVPVSEIILTLLLSLRFINLVFDEVRNAALGIVARRIHWRQLTVMETLDGNDR